AATTGCGCAACCGGCATCACTTCGATAGCCGTGATGCCGATTTCCGCAAGATGTTTCAGCTTCTCCGCCGCAGCCCGAAACGTACCGTCAGGCGTAAAGGTACCGATATGGATTTCGCTGATGACCGCCTCTTCCCAAGGACGGCCGCGCCAGCGTGAGTTCTGCCATTGATAACTGCGATCGACGATCAGCGACGGACCATGCACATCCCCGGCCTGCCGTCGCGACGCCGGATCCGGCACGGTTTTTCCATCTGGGAGGACGAACATGTACTCATCGCCTGCGGACGCTTCGGCCCCTGTCAGCTCGAACCAGCCGCCGCCGATGTTCTCCATGCGAGCATCGTGGCCGCGATGCCGCAGCGAGATCGCATCCGCGCCAGGCGCCCAGAGACGAAAACGCGCCCTTCCGCCCGCAAGCAGCTCTGCACCCCACCGCCCTGTGCGTTCCGTGACCGTGCCAGTCTTTGAAATCTGGTTCATCCCTCACTCCGTGTGGCTTCCAATCACGATCAAATTCTTGAAGCTGCGGGTTGTTCCGAACGGGCAGGAACAATCCGCGACGCGATCGGTTGAAGGTGAGAACCAAGAGATTGCCGTCATGAACGTTGCACAGAAATTTGGCCCTGCCTTCACGCTTGAAAGCGCTGACGCTGCCAGCCTCGATCAACTCAGACATCAGGCGGAAGGCTGCACGCGCTGTGAGCTCTACAAGGACGCCACCCAGCTCGTCTTTGGCGAGGGATCTCAAGAGGCCGATATCATGCTTGTCGGAGAACAGCCGGGCGACAAGGAAGATATTGCAGGACGCCCCTTTGTCGGCCCTGCCGGTCGCCTGCTCGACATCTGTCTGGAAGAGGCCGGGCTCGACCGCTCGCGATGCTATGTCACCAATGCGGTCAAGCACTTCAAGTTCCAGCCCCGCGGGAAGCGCCGCCTGCATTCGAAACCCAATGCCGGGGAGATCCGGCGCTGCGCCTGGTGGCTCGGTGCCGAAATCGAGATCATAGATCCCAAACTCGTCGTTGCGCTTGGCGCGACGGCACTTTATTCCCTCCTCGGCGCGAAGGTGAAACTGACACCCGAGCGCGGTCACGTCCTCACGCCAAAGGATCACCCGCCGGTTCTCGTGACCATCCACCCTTCCTTCCTCCTGCGGATTCGCGAGGAAGAGGATGCCGCGCGCCAGCGTGCGAATTTCATCGAGGACCTACACCGCGCTGTCCAATTTCAGGGCAACTGGAACGAGTTATTGCCTATAAATGTTGCAACGCAAAAATATTCCCGGTTTACTTGGCAAATCCACTTGAAACCGGCCCCATAGTCTGGAACCTTTTCAACAGTATCGCGTTCGAACGACGGCATGTTGTGACTGGAGATCAGCGATGGCAGAAGCTCGGGAAGAGTGGATAAAAAAACGTGCATATGCCCTTTGGGAAGAAGAAGGGCACCCGACGGGGCGAGACTCCATCCATTGGGAACAGGCAAGGGCCGAGCATGATGCGCTCAAGGGGGCCTCGAAGTCTGGAAACGGGAAGGAAGTAAAGCCTCGAGCGAAACGGGCGACCGCCGCCAAGGCTGATGCGCCGAAGGTAGCAGAGCCCACCAACGGTGGTGGCGAAGCCAAGACGAAGGCCAAACGGCCAGCGACAAGCACCAAAGCCAGCGACATCGTCAAACCGGCGCCGAAACGCGCGGTTGCTCGTAAGTCGGCTCCCTGACGAGAAATATTCAGATTTTAATGAAAAAGGGCGCTTAATCCGCGTCCCTTAAGGTTTTGTGTCACAAGTTTGAATTAGTTGCGCGCTATGAATTTCGTGAAGCGCCAGCTTCTGTGCGGGGGTGACCACAAATCGAATGAAACGTCCGTCTGGACAGACTTGTAAAAAGCCGCGTCCGCCCCTCGAGACGGGGAACAAGAACGTCTTCCGTCTGTTAATGGGCAAACAGGGGAAGTCGCTGTGAACGGTCGTTTTGCTCATGCCATCAGCATCCCAGTTCCCGCGCCCCCCGGCCGGGATTTCGCGGCGTCGGTGTAAGGGATGGAGATGTCGCTTCTTGTAATCGCCGCTTTGCTCTACATCGGTTTCGCGCTGGGGCTTATTCTTTTCGTCGATAATATAGTCGGCGTATTTTTTCGTGATCCGCGCAAACCGATCCAGCTTCGTTCCTTTGCTCCGAAGCTGGACCAGGAATAACGAATATAAACAGCCTCATTGCGAGTAATCGGACACTTTGCCCGGTTAACGATATTTGCAGCACGCCCTTTCCCTTATGTCCGATGCCTCTATTTTGTGGACTGGACCGGCAGACCCGGCGCGGATGATGCCGCATAAGGAATGAAAGCGATTTTTAATGGGACGGGTTGGAGGCCGCTGGCCGGAAGGCAACAGCGAAATCGGAAATTTGCTGCGCCGGAAAGGTTTGAACGCAGCCGGCATCGGGTCAGTTGAAGCATGGCCGAGTTCACTCCGACATATCGCGGAAATGGTCGTCAATTCACGCCAGCCGAAATTCGTCGCCTGGGGTCCCGAACTCGCTTTCATCTATAACGACGCCTATGTGGCGATCTTCCCAGAACGGCACCCTGATGCCCTTGGAAAACCTTTCCAGCAGGTCTGGTCTGATATCTGGCCGCAGTTCGAACCAATCGTGCAGGCAACACTTGACGGCCAGTCGCAGCTCTACAAGGAACTTCTCGTTCCGATGCAACGCGAGGGCCGGACGGAAGATACCTGGTTCACCTTCTCCTACACCCCGTTGCGGGACGACGACGGCAAGGTCGCCGGCATTCTCTGCGCCACCATGGAAGTGACGGATCAGGTGCTCGCCAAGCGGCGCGAACGCGCTGCGCTGGACGAGTCACGGGAGAAATCCGCCACACTGGCCGTCGTCAACCGCGCCGGCGCGGCGATCACCGCAGAACTCAATGTCGACCGCCTGACGCAGATCGCCGTCGATGCCGGCGTGGCGCTGGCTGGCGCCGAATTCGGCGCCTTCTTCTACAATGTCGACGATGGCGAAGGCGGCAGTTACATGCTCTATGCGCTGTCGGGTGTCGATCGCAAACATTTCGACCGGTTCCCGATGCCGCGCAACACCAAAGTCTTTGCGCCGACCTTCAATGGCGAGGGCGTAGTACGCTCCGACAATATCCTGCTCGATCCGCGTTACGGACAGAATATACCGCATTCCGGCATGCCGGAAGGCCACCTTCCGGTGCGCAGCTATCTCGCCGTGCCGGTCAAGTCACGCGACGGCAGTGTGATTGGCGGGCTGTTCTTCGGCCATAGCGAGCCCGCCCGCTTTTCGGAAGCGGTGGAAGCAAGCCTCGTCAGCCTTGCGGGCCAGTCTGCCGTCGCGATCGATAACGCCCGGCTCATTCGCGCCGCCGAGGTCGAAATCGCTCAGCGGCGCGAGGCAGAGGATAAGCTCCGCAAGCTGAACGAAACGCTTGAGGTACGTGTCGCCGCCGAAATCCTCGAACGCCAGCAGGCCGAAGCAGCCTTGCAGCAGGCGCAAAAGATGGAATCGATCGGCAAATTGACCGGCGGGGTGGCGCACGACTTCAACAATCTGCTGCAGGTCATATCCGGCAACCTGCAGCTTCTCGGCAAGGACGTGACGAATAACGGCCGGGCCAAGGAACGCATCTCCAATGCGCTCTCCGCCGTCGAGCGTGGATCGCGTCTCGCCAGTCAGCTTCTCGCCTTCGGGCGCCGCCAACCGCTGGAGCCGAAGGTGATCAATATCGGCCGCCTCGTCTCGGCGATGGACGACATGCTGCGCCGCGCGCTCGGCGAGGAGATCGACGTGGAGACCATGGTCTCCGGCGGTCTCTGGAACACCTTCGCCGATCCGATCCAGATCGAGAATGCGCTGCTCAACCTTGCCATCAATTCACGCGATGCGATGGATGGCGCCGGCAAGCTCACGATCGAAGTTGGCAATGCCTTTCTCGACGATTCCTACAGCCGCACTCATCCGGAGGTCGCAGCCGGCCAATATGTGGTGCTCGCCGTTACCGACACCGGGTCAGGCATGGCACCCGAGATCATCGAGCAGGCTTTCGAACCGTTCTTCTCCACCAAACCGGAGGGCAAGGGCACCGGGCTCGGCCTTTCCATGGTCTACGGTTTCGTCAAGCAGTCTGGTGGCCATGTGAAGATCTACAGCGAGACCGGCGAAGGAACGACGGTGAAGCTTTATCTCCCCCGCTCACTCCGGAGCGAGGATCGAATCGCAACTGGCGACAATATTCCCACAACCGGCGGCACCGAGACGATTCTAGTCGCCGAGGATGATGAAGGTGTGCGCTCGACGGTCGTCGAGATGCTGACCGATCTCGGCTATTACGTGCTGAAGGCCAAGGACGCTCAGAGCGCGTTGACCGTGATCGAGAGTGGCGCGCATATCGACCTGCTCTTTACAGACGTCGTCATGCCCGGTCCGCTGAAGAGCCCGGAGCTCGCCCGCATGGCCCGCGAGCGCCTGCCCAATGTCGCCGTACTTTATACGTCAGGCTATACCGAAAATTCGATCGTTCATGGCGGCCGGCTCGATCCTGGCCTGGAGCTCCTCTCCAAGCCCTATACGCGGGAGGCCTTGGCGCGGAAAGTCCGCCACGTCCTCGTCAATCAGGCGCAACGCCGCCAGACCAATCCGGTGCCGCTGCCGGGCAGCCCACAGCCGCGTGATATCGTCCAGGCCAGGCTGAAGCTTTTGCTGGTCGAGGATGATGCCTTCATCCGCATGGATACTGCAGAAATCCTACAGGATCTCGGCTATGACGTGATCGCAGCCGACAGCGGCGAACAGGGCGTCGAACTCCTGCGCACGACGGATATAGACATCATCGTTGCCGATGTCGGCCTGCCGGGCATGTCCGGCCCAGCCTTCGCAGCCCTCGCACGCGAGGCATTCCCTTCTGTCGGCCTTGTCTTTGCGACCGGTAACAGCAACCCGCCGGATGCAAACCGTTTTTCCGGCTCCGTTCTCCTACCGAAACCGTTCACCAGCGTAGCGCTCGATCACGCGGTGAAAACCGCCGCGCAACAGCGCCCTATCGCCTAAACCCGAGCCACCTGGGAACCATCAAGTTCGGGATATTTTCGAAATAGATGCTCGCGACTTAGGCAGCTGTCATCACGCGCCGAAAGTTCGATCGACAGATTGTCACCAACATGAAGTCGCTCGCCATCATGATAGATCGGAATGCGCGTGCCGCTCTGACTGATCAGCACGGCGTCCTTTTCAAAGCCCCTCCTCAACAGCCAGTCGCGTGGCGCCAGCAACCGGATGCTGATCTCAAACGAATGGTCCATCCCCTCTTTGACACTAAGGCTGTAGCCGACAGGCGAAAGCTGCCCGTTTACATCGATCTTGCCCTGAGCATCTGCTTTCAGAAGGTACTTTTCCATCTCTCTGCTCCTTTTCGGGGTCCGCAGGGGTGGTATCGAAACCGGGCAATTGCCGCTTTTGTTCCGAATTTCTGTTTTTCGCCGTCAAGCCGAAAATCCAGGAACTTTTAGAAAAGCCGGCGGTTGAACCTCAATCGAAACAAAGGAGGCAGCCATGCCAAGAGGCGACAAATCCGCATATTCCAACAAACAGAAGAGAAAAGCCGAACACATTGAGGAAGGCTATGAGGATCGCGGCGTTTCCCATCAGGAGGCCGAACGTCGGGCCTGGGCAACGGTCAACAAGGAGAGCGGCGGCGGCAATAAATCGGGATCGGGACGCGGCAAGAAGGATAGCCATGAATCCTCGGAGAAGGGTGGCCGGGTCGGCGGGCGCGCCTCTGCATCCCGGTCGAAGGAAGAGCGCTCGGCATCGGCCAAGAAGGCGGCTGCAACCCGCAAGCGCAACGAACATCACGCCCATCACTGACGGTTTGTCACCAATCTTTGCAGGCGTTAGGCCTGCAACGTTCTGGAAAGGAACTTGCAATGGCGAAGAAGAAGAAAAAGTGGTCGCAGGATGTGACCGAAAACAGCGACGCCATGGACATTGAGGGAGGCGTCTTCAAATCCCACAATCCGAAGAAGATCGCCAGTTCCCTCAAGCATTCGGCCGAGGGCAGCGATCGCCGCAAATCGAGCCCCTTTCGCTCGGCCATGTCGATGCTGAATTTCTACATCAACCGCGCCGGAGACCAGTTGACGAAGAAGCAAAAGGGCACACTTGAAAAGGCGAAGGACGAGCTTCGTAAGGATTTCGGCCGAGAAACCAGGCACTGAATCACGAGGGTAAATGACTTACGAGCTTTATTATTGGGACGGCATCCAGGGCCGTGGAGAATTCGTGCGGCTGGCGCTTGAGGAAGCCGGTGCCGACTATATTGACATCACCCGCCAGTCCGACCGCGGACGCGGCACCGGCGCAATGTTAGCCATCATGCAGAGCAGCAGCGAAGCGCATATTCCCTTCGCCCCACCCTTCCTGAAGGATGGCGATCTCATTATTCCGCATGTCGCCAACATTCTTCTCTACCTCGGCCCTAAACTCCGACTGGCGCCTGATGACGAAGGGATGCGCTATGTCGTAAACGGGTTGCAGCTCACCATTACCGATTTCGTGGCCGAGGTGCATGACACGCATCACCCGATCGCCACCTCGCTCTATTACGAGGATCAGAAGGAAGAAGCGAAGGCCCGTTCGGCCAGTTTCATCAAAGAACGTATCCCGAAATTTCTCGGTTATTTCGAACGTGTGCGGCAACAGAATCCAAAGAGCAGCCAATATATTGTCGGCGACGCGCTGACTTATGTAGATCTGTCGCTTTTCCAGATTATCGAAGGTCTCGTCTATGCCTTCCCAAAAGCGATGAGCCGCTATCGCAGCAAATACCCGCTGCTTGCCGCCCTCCATGACAGCGTCGAGGAGCGCCCCAACATAGCCCGCTACCTGAAATCCGACCGGCGCCTGCCTTTCAACACGCAGGGAATTTTTCGCCATTATCCGGAACTCGACATGGATGTGTCCTGAACCTGTTTTCGTTTCGATTTTTCGGGAACGTTTAATCGTGACACCTGTTCTTTGTAAGCACCCCGAATTCGAACCGAAGGAAGTTGAGGCCATGCCTTCCATCAAATCCGCAAAAATCCTGATCCTAGCAACTGATGGCTATGAGCGCTCTGAATTGCGTGTACCGTTCGAAGAACTGAAAAAACGTGGCGCCACCGTGAAGATCGCGTCCATCAAAGAGGGCGAGATCAAGAGCTGGAACAAGACCGACTGGGGCGATACCGTTCCCGTCGACCTTCAGGCCAAGGACGTCAGGGTCGAGGATTTTGATGCCCTGGTGCTGCCGGGCGGGCAGATCAATCCGGACAAACTGCGCATTGACGACAGCGCCCTGACAGTCGTCAGCGAATTCTTCAAATCAGGCAAAGTCGTTGCTGCGATCTGTCATGCACCCTGGCTCCTGGTGGAGGTGGACGCCCTTCGCGGCCGTCAAGCGACCTCCTATTGGTCGATCAAGACCGATCTAATAAATGCCG
The window above is part of the Rhizobium sp. WYJ-E13 genome. Proteins encoded here:
- a CDS encoding response regulator — protein: MGRVGGRWPEGNSEIGNLLRRKGLNAAGIGSVEAWPSSLRHIAEMVVNSRQPKFVAWGPELAFIYNDAYVAIFPERHPDALGKPFQQVWSDIWPQFEPIVQATLDGQSQLYKELLVPMQREGRTEDTWFTFSYTPLRDDDGKVAGILCATMEVTDQVLAKRRERAALDESREKSATLAVVNRAGAAITAELNVDRLTQIAVDAGVALAGAEFGAFFYNVDDGEGGSYMLYALSGVDRKHFDRFPMPRNTKVFAPTFNGEGVVRSDNILLDPRYGQNIPHSGMPEGHLPVRSYLAVPVKSRDGSVIGGLFFGHSEPARFSEAVEASLVSLAGQSAVAIDNARLIRAAEVEIAQRREAEDKLRKLNETLEVRVAAEILERQQAEAALQQAQKMESIGKLTGGVAHDFNNLLQVISGNLQLLGKDVTNNGRAKERISNALSAVERGSRLASQLLAFGRRQPLEPKVINIGRLVSAMDDMLRRALGEEIDVETMVSGGLWNTFADPIQIENALLNLAINSRDAMDGAGKLTIEVGNAFLDDSYSRTHPEVAAGQYVVLAVTDTGSGMAPEIIEQAFEPFFSTKPEGKGTGLGLSMVYGFVKQSGGHVKIYSETGEGTTVKLYLPRSLRSEDRIATGDNIPTTGGTETILVAEDDEGVRSTVVEMLTDLGYYVLKAKDAQSALTVIESGAHIDLLFTDVVMPGPLKSPELARMARERLPNVAVLYTSGYTENSIVHGGRLDPGLELLSKPYTREALARKVRHVLVNQAQRRQTNPVPLPGSPQPRDIVQARLKLLLVEDDAFIRMDTAEILQDLGYDVIAADSGEQGVELLRTTDIDIIVADVGLPGMSGPAFAALAREAFPSVGLVFATGNSNPPDANRFSGSVLLPKPFTSVALDHAVKTAAQQRPIA
- a CDS encoding type 1 glutamine amidotransferase domain-containing protein; its protein translation is MPSIKSAKILILATDGYERSELRVPFEELKKRGATVKIASIKEGEIKSWNKTDWGDTVPVDLQAKDVRVEDFDALVLPGGQINPDKLRIDDSALTVVSEFFKSGKVVAAICHAPWLLVEVDALRGRQATSYWSIKTDLINAGAIWKDEKVVTDEGIITSRSPDDLEAFVAKIVEEVEEGRHEKRAA
- a CDS encoding DUF3175 domain-containing protein, with translation MAKKKKKWSQDVTENSDAMDIEGGVFKSHNPKKIASSLKHSAEGSDRRKSSPFRSAMSMLNFYINRAGDQLTKKQKGTLEKAKDELRKDFGRETRH
- a CDS encoding plasmid stabilization protein; translated protein: MPRGDKSAYSNKQKRKAEHIEEGYEDRGVSHQEAERRAWATVNKESGGGNKSGSGRGKKDSHESSEKGGRVGGRASASRSKEERSASAKKAAATRKRNEHHAHH
- a CDS encoding glutathione S-transferase, whose amino-acid sequence is MTYELYYWDGIQGRGEFVRLALEEAGADYIDITRQSDRGRGTGAMLAIMQSSSEAHIPFAPPFLKDGDLIIPHVANILLYLGPKLRLAPDDEGMRYVVNGLQLTITDFVAEVHDTHHPIATSLYYEDQKEEAKARSASFIKERIPKFLGYFERVRQQNPKSSQYIVGDALTYVDLSLFQIIEGLVYAFPKAMSRYRSKYPLLAALHDSVEERPNIARYLKSDRRLPFNTQGIFRHYPELDMDVS
- a CDS encoding UdgX family uracil-DNA binding protein (This protein belongs to the uracil DNA glycosylase superfamily, members of which act in excision repair of DNA. However, it belongs more specifically to UdgX branch, whose founding member was found to bind uracil in DNA (where it does not belong), without cleaving it, appears to promote DNA repair by a pathway involving RecA, rather than base excision.) — its product is MNVAQKFGPAFTLESADAASLDQLRHQAEGCTRCELYKDATQLVFGEGSQEADIMLVGEQPGDKEDIAGRPFVGPAGRLLDICLEEAGLDRSRCYVTNAVKHFKFQPRGKRRLHSKPNAGEIRRCAWWLGAEIEIIDPKLVVALGATALYSLLGAKVKLTPERGHVLTPKDHPPVLVTIHPSFLLRIREEEDAARQRANFIEDLHRAVQFQGNWNELLPINVATQKYSRFTWQIHLKPAP
- a CDS encoding DUF2934 domain-containing protein; this translates as MAEAREEWIKKRAYALWEEEGHPTGRDSIHWEQARAEHDALKGASKSGNGKEVKPRAKRATAAKADAPKVAEPTNGGGEAKTKAKRPATSTKASDIVKPAPKRAVARKSAP